A genomic region of Synechococcus sp. NOUM97013 contains the following coding sequences:
- a CDS encoding peroxiredoxin codes for MALKIGDPAPSFSLEDQSGETRRLDDVKGRILVLFFYPKDETPGCTAEACTFRDRHSELTRLGAEVWGVSGDDAVSHRRFAQRYNLPFPLLSDRTQSLRRAFGVPKTFGLLPSRVTYVIDQQGVIRHVFNDLLDGPAHVKEAETIVQQLAKG; via the coding sequence ATGGCTCTGAAGATCGGTGACCCGGCTCCATCCTTTTCCCTGGAGGATCAATCCGGTGAGACCAGACGCCTGGATGACGTGAAAGGTCGGATTCTGGTGCTGTTCTTTTACCCCAAGGATGAAACCCCCGGATGCACGGCTGAAGCCTGCACGTTCCGGGATCGTCACAGTGAGCTCACCCGACTGGGTGCGGAAGTGTGGGGCGTGAGCGGCGATGACGCGGTGAGCCATCGACGCTTTGCGCAGCGCTACAACCTCCCATTTCCTTTGCTGAGTGATCGCACACAGTCGCTGCGTCGGGCTTTTGGGGTTCCCAAAACCTTTGGCCTGCTGCCCTCACGCGTCACTTACGTGATTGACCAGCAAGGCGTGATCCGTCACGTGTTCAACGATCTTCTCGATGGTCCAGCGCATGTGAAAGAAGCCGAAACCATCGTCCAACAGCTGGCGAAAGGGTGA